The following proteins are co-located in the Nitrospira sp. genome:
- a CDS encoding MBL fold metallo-hydrolase, with protein MAKITEVAPDLFRITTFLEAFNLQFSQFLVRDEQPLLFHTGPRALFADVKEAVASLIDVRRLRWIGFSHFEADECGSLPEWQQLAPQADAVCSLVGKLVSVDDCLARRPAKGMTDGEVLQTGRYRFQFLATPHVPHCWESGLLFEETQRTLLCSDLFHQAGNSEPVTQSDVVGRCREVLTEYQQGPLANYMPYCTLTDPTLNRLAALKPKTLATMHGSVYAGDGAQALRDLAQVFREVLGGAATVTMSSP; from the coding sequence ATGGCGAAGATTACTGAAGTCGCTCCGGACCTGTTTCGCATCACGACCTTCCTCGAAGCGTTCAATCTGCAATTCAGTCAATTCCTGGTGCGCGACGAACAGCCGTTGCTGTTTCATACCGGTCCTCGCGCGCTGTTTGCCGATGTGAAAGAAGCGGTGGCGTCGCTGATCGACGTGCGAAGGCTCCGCTGGATCGGCTTCAGCCATTTCGAGGCCGATGAATGCGGCTCATTGCCGGAATGGCAACAGCTTGCCCCGCAAGCGGATGCCGTCTGCAGTCTGGTTGGAAAACTGGTCAGCGTGGATGATTGCCTGGCGCGTCGTCCGGCGAAGGGCATGACGGATGGAGAGGTGCTGCAGACGGGGAGGTATCGGTTTCAGTTTCTTGCGACACCCCATGTGCCGCATTGCTGGGAGTCGGGCCTGTTGTTCGAAGAGACCCAGCGCACCCTCCTCTGCTCCGATTTGTTTCATCAGGCCGGGAATAGTGAACCGGTGACCCAGTCGGATGTCGTCGGACGCTGCCGCGAGGTGCTCACGGAGTATCAACAAGGCCCCTTGGCCAACTATATGCCGTACTGCACGTTGACGGATCCCACCCTCAATAGGTTGGCGGCGTTGAAGCCGAAGACCCTGGCGACCATGCATGGTTCGGTCTATGCGGGCGACGGGGCGCAGGCGCTGCGCGATCTGGCGCAGGTCTTCCGTGAAGTCCTCGGCGGCGCAGCCACCGTCACGATGTCCTCTCCATGA